Within Ipomoea triloba cultivar NCNSP0323 chromosome 9, ASM357664v1, the genomic segment GTCAAAACTTGACTCACACAAAGTATGATATGCAAATTATAAATTAGTTATCGGCTTATCGCTTGGGACTTGGATAGTCATTACCAATTCCGGCTAAAAGTATACAATAAATTTATGTTGTAAATTGCATTGGGTGCAAATGCTCCTTGCAATTGTCTTCCTCAAGTAAGTAGCTTATGAGTTCTGATCTAATTAGCAAACGCTACTTTGTAACCGTAACATTGATTtggattaaattaaaaaattccaaacaatacatatataatagtgCAAAGTTTAAACTTGATAGACACAAAATACGATGTGCAAACAATAAAATAGTAACaacttgccaaagaccttgtggtctagtggcatccggtgtcccgattaacactcccacatagatgatgagagtgggtttgagcctcaatgggggcaactgttaactctttgtgcttcagtaggttgagaaagtaactatgaacagatactacattgtaagagagtcagtagtactaaaaaaaaatagtaaccaCTTGAGATTTGAATAGTCATTACCCAATCATGTTAAAAGTCTACGATACGTTTATCTTCCAAGTTGCAGCAAACACTCCATCCAATTGTCTTCCTCGAGACCTCGAATAAGCAACCCTTAATCTAATTGATAAATACTATCTCATACTTATGATTTTGGTTAAATTTGAAAAgttcaaatgaaggggtaaaattgtctgttcacatatttagtgtattattactcatatttctcctatcctatacgttgtatatataaatataatctcagtcgtaatctcaatcgaagccatataatctcattcgatgtctcttcgactgatattatattcatatatatatagcgtataggacataAGAAATAtgagtatacaagtgaacggacaattttaccccttcatttgacgtcaatttaaccaaaatttgactaaatgaccaacattggaaagaatttgaaagtcaagggacctaaattgtccaaattaaaagtcggggactaattttgaaaaatcagcATAGTCGGAGGAAAAATGATCGTTAGTGTTGCATTTTTTATCCTTtcatgctcactttttgtctttaagttatactaaaattgtaaatttcatccctaatgttttattagtaaagggacaaaaagtacaacatcaatgataacttagagacgaaaaatGAGTATGACCAATACTTAAAGCACAATTATCATATAACCTAAAGACGGAAAGTGCAATTTTCTCTttctattaatattatttgaagCCTTCTATCATTTGATTAAATGGATGCTTAAACTTGGACCCCTTTTCTAGCATAATTATACTTAAGACcactataatttcattaattacatTTAAGATGCATATATTGACAAATAACACCAAAtgattatacggagtattaatttttatctttaattaaaTTTGCAATCTACCTCTTAGCTTCTttctaattttggaaaatgatattataggtgagataaaaatatatttaacaaccttaacaacatgtttgatttgtaaaataaataagaaatgatGAAATAGAATTCTCCAATATTactaaattttattgtttaatttaagctgtcaaatttgtaaatttaatatttttgagaatttAGATTATCTAAAATTTTGAgagaatgaaattttttttaaaaaatgtcataAATAACTTAAAAATCATCTATTATAATCTCATATATCCCAAAACCAAATCCAAATGAGAGCACCTAACATCTTAAGTATCTAATCTTCTTGGGAGAAGAAGATTAGATACTTTCTATTGCACTAAAAATTATACAAGGTAACaaacatgtaaatttattttattatatttgtatacctAACTAGATAATTGGACAAGGTAATGGATTCGACCCATAATACTCTTGATCTAACTCAAAAGAGTCAAAGAAATTAACACAGTCAAATAGTAAAGAGTCGAGTAAAGAGTAGGTGGAACGGTGCACTAAACACAAAGTCAATGGCACTTAAAGTAGAACCAATTCACTTATTAGAAGCTTGCCTCATTAAAGGAGCAACTATTATGAAAGGACCAGACACTTAATGAAAATAGCATTGTCGTtactatatatatctattatagGCTTTGTTATACTGTACCTAAAGTTGTTATATTCACTAGTATAAATAATAGACTCCTGTGGACACACTAAAAAACTTGTACTCAAAACTATCCATTTACCCTAATTCATTGTGATGGCTTGTTGTTTGCCCTCAGTTCATTGTACTCATAACTAATATCCCAATAAATATGGAGTATTATGGTCAATAGCAATTAATGCTATGTTTGAATAATAAAGGGGCTTAAATGAAATAATCCCTTTGAAAAGTACTGAAATTGCTGACTTTTGAGAATCCGTACACTAGCGTACTTCGATACTCTTCTTTCTTCACCACTATAAATTTCAACATTTCTTCGTGTTTTTGAATTCTGATTCTGAGCTGTAAATGCGTGAACATGAGGAGAATGAAAGGAATCAGGCTTGGCCGGAGGCTGGTGAGAGTTTTCCGGCGGCTGAAACCTCCCAGCTCCGTGGCCGGAGCGCTATCGAAGCTGGGGCGTTTGATGAAGCAAGGTGCGTTATGCATGCGATTAAAGAGAGGCGATCCGGGTTATATCCGGGTTGGACAGGACCCGGTTGAGTCGCAAAAGGTTAGCGTGCCGAAGGGACAGCTGGCGGTGTACGTGGGAGAGCGGGAGGATTTGGCGCGCAGAGTGACGGTACCGGTGATACACTTCAACCACCCGCTGTTCGCGAATTTGTTGAGGGAGGCGGAGACGGTTTTCGGGTTCGATCACGCCGGCGGTATCCAGATTCCGTGTCGGATATCCGAGTTTGAGAGCGTGCAAGTGGCAATCAAAAATCGCCGCCGCCGGTCGCGGTGGTGAAGACTGACACGTAAGGCGGAGATtgctttgattaatgaattagtaCTGTCTCGTTGGCCCCAGAAAAGGCGGGAAACgatcttattttatttgtgtgttttttttttccggatCCTTTTGTTTTAAGGATCCGAATTGTATATTGACCCATAGTACTAATTTTGGTACACTATATTTGTAAATGGTTTAGTCATTcctgcaaattaaaattttttgtggATCCTAAGAAAGGGGCATGCTGGACATGTAAAAATGTCTTctatttttcaactttttttttttttttaattttcttgttctctcctttttctctctcctaattaGCCTACAAAAAATCACTACAATTGAGGTTGTTCTTAGAACATTCACAACAATGCACTTTGCATGGTTTTTTCAGACAAAACAAGATTTGTttgtaggagaaaaaaaaaacatccggAATAACACGTTTAAGCACACTTTGCACCCCCGGTTGGCGGCCACTCTGAGTAGTAGATGTTGCTTTGCCTTTTTTAGTCAAATTCTTTTTCTCTTCCATTATTTTCTCACATACATGACTACctaaaaaattgtgtaaaaacTCAAGAAATGCGGATGCTCTTATTAAAGTTTAGGAGGATTGAGTCCCGTTGCCACTTGCCATTCTTAGTATATTTATTAGATTCTTTATTTAGAGATAGCCCTCTCGTATCTTAacacttcaatttcaatttcattgaattgtaattcccactgaattacaattctttcccccctaattccctcctcccaaccaaacaccctgttaTTACTCTATTCACGATGTTGAAATTCGAGATGTTAGTATTTAGGGGTTGAAGATTGCTATTCTATTCCACAGTATGTAAGAATACACGATGGAGCCTGGGGCATTTCATATTTGGTACAAAAAAGAATTGCCTTTTGGCAGAAGTGTGTAATGCACGCAATGAGTAAACACAAAATTACAGAGCAACATATGCTCAAAAATTTTGAGGTCAAGCAGAAACAGCTTCCTCTTTGGTTGCAAGTTGATTCTGGATGTGTTGTGGAACCACGTCGAATTTCGCCAATTGCATCGTGTATGATGCCCGACCTTTCGTCATCCCTCTCAAAGTACTCACATACTGGAACATTTCTGCTAGCGGGACCAGGGCGTCAACAACCTGCAGCGTTCACGAGATTCGTGAGCAGAAGTTCGTATGGAAGGCAAAGCAGCATATGAGACCTCGGTTCATTAGTGTGCCACATATAATTGACATATGAAGAACTATAGTGTGGCAAGTCGTTTGAATCGAGTCAGATGAGTTCTAACGTTAGATTATCTACAATGGGGAGGGGGGTATTCGTGTTTTCGAGTGTTCTTTAAGCCTATTTGAAGTTCAAGAAAACCAAGTTGCAAGGAAACATAGAGCTATGAGAAGATTACCTTGAGACCACCGGGTTTGTCTCCAAAGCTGTTGATCTGGCCTCTCCGTGAGTTGAGATCGCCAATAACATCCCCGAGATGCTCCTCTGGTGTGACGACTTCAACCTTCATCACGGGTTCCAACAACCGAGGAGCAGCTTTCCTCATTCCTTCCCTAAAAGCGCCTCTTGCAGCCAACTGGAATGCTAGAACACTCGAGTCAACGTCGTGGTAGGAACCATCGACTAATGTTGCACGAACATCGACAACAGGAAAGCCTGCTAGCACTCCGTTGCTCATGCATTCTTCCAACCCCTTCATCACACCCGGGATGTATTCCTTCGGCACCGCACCTCCCTTGATTTCACTCTTGAATTCGTATCCACCACCGGCTTCCATGGGTTCAAACCTCACCGTGATATCAGCAAACTGTCCTGATCCACCAGACTGTTTCTTGTGGGTATATTTCACTTCTGATAGTTTGGAAATGCTCTCCCGGTAATTAACTTGGGGCGCACCTACATTGGCCTCCACCTGTTCATTGGGTAAACGTTGATGCCAAAGttaagtaaaatttaatttcactTCAAGAAATAGAAGGGAAAAGGGAAACTGCAGAAACGAACCTTAAACTCCCTCTTGAGCCGATCAACAATAATCTCGAGATGTAATTCTCCCATTCCTTCAATGACTGTCTGATTAGTCTCTTCATCACGTGAGAAATGGAAGGATGGATCTTCCTGAGCAAGCTTGATCAACCCAGTCGCCATCTTGTCAATATCGGCTTTGGTCTTGGGCTCAATGGCAACCTTGATAACAGGATCGGGGAAATCCATGCGCTCAAGCACAACAGCAGTATCAGGATCACACAATGTTTCTCCGGTAATTGTTTCTTTTAGGCCTGCAAGAGCAATGATGTCTCCAGTTAAGGCTGTTTTGATGTCTTCTCTGCTATTAGCGTGCATCTCAAGAAGTCTGCCGATCCTCTCTTTCCTGCCTTTGTTTGCATTTAATACATAGGATCCCGCACTGAGCTTTCCCGAATATACTCTCACGAACGTGAGAGACCCGACAAAAGGATCACTCATGATCTTAAATGCCAGTCCAGTAAATGGTTCGTCGTCACTGGCAGCTCGTTCAATGATGACCTCTGGATTTTCAGGGTCAGACCCTTTCATTGGTGGCAAGTCAACAGGAGAAGGTAAATAATCCACAACAGCATCAAGCAGTGGCTGGACGCCTTTGTTCTTAAAAGCTGTACCGCACAACACGGGAACAAAACTGCCAGAAATAGTTCCCTTCCTAATCAAAGTTTTAATGGTTGCCTCATCAGGTTCAACTCCTTCCAGGTATTTCTCCATCGCGTCATCGTCCTCCTCGACAATCGTCTCAATCATCAGTGCCCTATATTCTTCAGCTTGATCTTTAAGGTCAGCCGGGATGTCCTCGTACGCAAATTTAGCACCTAATTCTTCCCCAGACCAAACTATGGCTTTCATCTGCACAAGATCAACAACTCCTTTAAAGTTATCTTCTGCACCGATTGGGATTTGGATTACAAGCGGTTTTGCCCCCAAATTTGTTACAATCATGTCTCTGGTTCGGAAGAAATTTGCTCCAAGGCGATCCATTTTGTTAACAAAGCATATCCTAGGGACTCCATACTTATCTGCTTGTCTCCAAACAGTTTCTGATTGAGGTTCTACACCCGCAACACTGTCAAACAAGCATATGGCACCGTCCAAAACTCTGAGGGCCCGTTCTACTTCAAGTGTGAAGTCGACATGACCGGGCGTATCAATTATGTTAATCCGGTGCTTGTTCCAGAAAGTGGTAGTCGCAGCAGAAGTAATGGTAATCCCTCTCTCTTGCTCCTGTTCCATCCAGTCCATCGTTGCTGTCCCCTCGTGCACCTCGCCAATCTTGTAGTTTCTACCAGTGTAGTAAAGGATCCTTTCGGTTGTTGTCGTCTTCCCTGCATCAATATGAGCCATAATCCCAATGTTGCGATAGTCCTTCAATGGCACTGTTCTCTTTTCCTCTGTCAATAATAAACAGGAAGTTTACTAATCAATGTTATACGTATTACAAAACCGAAATAATTCTACTAGTGCAATGTCACAGTATAACACTCAATTGCAAGGTATAAGATAATGCCTGAAGGAGCAAAAATTATGTGAAAAGAATACACATGTCTGAGCTCATCTTTCATTTGACAGACAATACATTCAAGTAAATTTCAGATTGTAATATCTCACAATCTTTTACATTATACTCACTAGGAACCAACAAAAACATAAGAACAGAAAATTCCTAAATCCATGTTTCTGCCATCCACTAAACAGCACTGCAATAGTCAATGCAATCAAATCATTTCTTCTTGGGGcaacccaaccaagttggttggactattgattttgtaaccacaaggttacaaattCAAACTCCTAGCAAGAGCAACCTATTGGTTTGAACCTGTCTGAgcaacctaggctgatttacctccttttgGTTGCTGACTAGGGTCATGGGGTTTTACACAATGAACACCATAGGTCATGGGGTTTTACACAATGAACACCATAGGTCACGGGATTTTACACAATGAACATAATCAGATAGTGGCTATGGGTTTCCCCActcaaaaaaatcatttcttaGTAACCGGAAAACTGAGTTATCAGCCTAGTTCCATAAAGAGAGGCTCTTGCACTAGCTAGCAGCATCACAAATCATTATTTTTATCAAGAATTATGCTTTATTCAAATagcaaaaaccacaaaaaaggGAACAAATAATCTTCATTTCTCTTAATATAGCCAACCCCATTCCCAATATTCATTTAAATTCAAGTATTTTCATGTTAGTCACACTCACACATAAACTTCAACTTTTTAGAGTAAAATCCCAAACAAGCATGACTCAGACAAGAAAAAGGCACAATAATTAGAATTACAAGCATGGGTAGCAGAAAAGGGATAGTATACCATCAGCCGCCATGGCGAAGACGGAGAAACCATTCTTTCTGCTGTGTTTACCCAAAGTGAGATTCCTGGGAGCAGCGGCGGAGCTAAGGCGGACGCTTCCGAAGAATTCAGAGGCGAGCGGCTGGCCTCTGGCGGCGGAGCAGCGGCGGCGCTGGTGCTGGGAAGGAATGGGGCGGGAAATGGGAGCTCTTGAGCGACGGAAGCTGCAGAGCGAAGAAGCAGTCgaagacgacgacgacgacatTCTTATCACCGATTCTGCCGCCATCTCTCTCTATTCTCTCTCGCAGTGgcgtgtatgtatatatatgtctatCCTACTTCTTCTACTACTGGCTTAGAGATGGAGACCTTCGTGGGGCAAAGAGAGCCTCTGGTTTTTGGATGATCTTGGACCTTGCATTACctcctaattttatttttcacacaatccaatttttattgattaattTATGAGTAAGAATCAAATAGTTCATCA encodes:
- the LOC116028328 gene encoding auxin-responsive protein SAUR36-like; the protein is MRRMKGIRLGRRLVRVFRRLKPPSSVAGALSKLGRLMKQGALCMRLKRGDPGYIRVGQDPVESQKVSVPKGQLAVYVGEREDLARRVTVPVIHFNHPLFANLLREAETVFGFDHAGGIQIPCRISEFESVQVAIKNRRRRSRW
- the LOC116029142 gene encoding elongation factor G-2, chloroplastic-like, coding for MAAESVIRMSSSSSSTASSLCSFRRSRAPISRPIPSQHQRRRCSAARGQPLASEFFGSVRLSSAAAPRNLTLGKHSRKNGFSVFAMAADEEKRTVPLKDYRNIGIMAHIDAGKTTTTERILYYTGRNYKIGEVHEGTATMDWMEQEQERGITITSAATTTFWNKHRINIIDTPGHVDFTLEVERALRVLDGAICLFDSVAGVEPQSETVWRQADKYGVPRICFVNKMDRLGANFFRTRDMIVTNLGAKPLVIQIPIGAEDNFKGVVDLVQMKAIVWSGEELGAKFAYEDIPADLKDQAEEYRALMIETIVEEDDDAMEKYLEGVEPDEATIKTLIRKGTISGSFVPVLCGTAFKNKGVQPLLDAVVDYLPSPVDLPPMKGSDPENPEVIIERAASDDEPFTGLAFKIMSDPFVGSLTFVRVYSGKLSAGSYVLNANKGRKERIGRLLEMHANSREDIKTALTGDIIALAGLKETITGETLCDPDTAVVLERMDFPDPVIKVAIEPKTKADIDKMATGLIKLAQEDPSFHFSRDEETNQTVIEGMGELHLEIIVDRLKREFKVEANVGAPQVNYRESISKLSEVKYTHKKQSGGSGQFADITVRFEPMEAGGGYEFKSEIKGGAVPKEYIPGVMKGLEECMSNGVLAGFPVVDVRATLVDGSYHDVDSSVLAFQLAARGAFREGMRKAAPRLLEPVMKVEVVTPEEHLGDVIGDLNSRRGQINSFGDKPGGLKVVDALVPLAEMFQYVSTLRGMTKGRASYTMQLAKFDVVPQHIQNQLATKEEAVSA